In Candidatus Desulfarcum epimagneticum, the following are encoded in one genomic region:
- a CDS encoding conserved hypothetical protein (Evidence 4 : Unknown function but conserved in other organisms), translating into MAEIIPFKGIRFNTEKTGDLSQVTAPPYDVISRKERDMFYDTHPANVIRLILGKDKDTDSEKDNRHTRAFEYFTKWRQENILATDETPSIYFSAVDFDLDGRVVTRFGMTAMAKIEPFDKGIILPHEKTFSKVKSERLELMKACRANFSPIFSVYRDKDHSLASFREEVMKKTPDSDFKDGFGHRHRMWRVTDPSAHETIRASMKDNAIFIADGHHRYETALNYRNFLADTDPDFHDGSGARYIMMYLCAMDDPGLIILPAHRLLSGIDPDLLHSLPERAKAHFDVEAVPFDSSDVAAGAAGFESMLKAREDRNAIGVSIRGAREFYLLTLKPGEMERAFGDSIPPSLIRLDVTVLTRLVMMRLLGFDKETLDNEQMIRYSSRTRGAVEAVLNEKCDVAFILNPTRMSQVREVAREGLIMPRKSTYFYPKVITGQVMRALD; encoded by the coding sequence ATGGCGGAAATTATCCCGTTTAAGGGAATACGATTCAACACGGAAAAAACAGGCGATTTGTCCCAGGTGACCGCTCCCCCCTATGACGTCATCTCTCGAAAGGAGCGGGACATGTTTTACGACACGCACCCGGCCAACGTCATTCGCCTGATTTTGGGAAAAGACAAAGACACCGACTCCGAAAAAGACAACCGGCACACCCGGGCCTTTGAATATTTCACAAAATGGAGACAGGAAAACATCCTGGCCACGGACGAGACGCCGTCGATTTATTTCAGCGCCGTGGATTTTGACCTGGACGGGCGGGTCGTCACGCGCTTCGGCATGACGGCGATGGCGAAAATCGAGCCCTTTGACAAGGGGATCATCCTTCCCCATGAGAAAACATTCTCAAAGGTGAAATCCGAAAGGCTTGAGTTGATGAAAGCCTGCCGCGCCAACTTTTCCCCCATTTTTTCCGTTTACCGGGACAAAGACCATTCCCTGGCCTCTTTCCGGGAAGAGGTCATGAAAAAGACCCCGGATTCGGATTTTAAGGACGGATTCGGCCATCGCCACAGGATGTGGCGCGTGACGGACCCTTCGGCCCATGAGACGATCCGGGCCTCCATGAAAGACAACGCCATATTCATCGCCGACGGCCACCACCGGTATGAGACGGCGCTCAACTATCGAAATTTTCTGGCCGACACAGACCCGGATTTTCATGACGGCTCCGGCGCCCGTTATATCATGATGTACCTTTGCGCCATGGACGACCCGGGCCTGATTATTCTCCCGGCCCACCGGCTGCTCAGCGGAATCGACCCGGATCTGCTTCATTCCCTTCCGGAAAGGGCCAAAGCGCATTTTGACGTGGAAGCCGTTCCCTTCGACTCAAGTGATGTGGCGGCCGGGGCCGCCGGGTTTGAGTCCATGCTCAAAGCGCGCGAGGACCGAAACGCCATCGGCGTTTCCATCCGGGGGGCGCGCGAGTTTTATCTTTTGACCCTCAAGCCCGGGGAGATGGAGCGGGCGTTTGGCGATTCCATTCCCCCTTCCCTGATCCGGCTTGACGTGACCGTGCTGACCCGTCTGGTCATGATGAGGCTGTTGGGGTTTGACAAAGAAACCCTGGACAACGAACAGATGATCCGTTATTCCAGCCGGACCCGGGGGGCCGTTGAGGCGGTTTTGAACGAAAAATGCGACGTGGCCTTTATCCTGAATCCCACCCGGATGAGCCAGGTGAGGGAGGTGGCCCGGGAGGGGCTCATCATGCCCCGGAAATCCACCTATTTTTATCCCAAAGTGATCACGGGCCAGGTGATGCGGGCGCTGGACTGA
- a CDS encoding conserved hypothetical protein (Evidence 4 : Unknown function but conserved in other organisms), protein MKKPRNSKSGDDVSGKFPDPELIRRAAEALKRGGAVVFPTRGLYGLGADALSRDAVEKIFAIKKRSREKPLLILAEDLEAVRGLVTDIPPAGEKIARRFWPGRVTLVLKAAAHLPENLTAKTGKIGVRIPGHPVARALVRAMGGPVTGTSANLSGSPGCRRVSDIPGEMIRACDGVLDAGILEGGPGSTVVDVTLPEPAIIRQGAVLKEDLFS, encoded by the coding sequence ATGAAAAAGCCGAGAAACTCAAAGTCTGGGGATGATGTTTCAGGAAAATTCCCGGACCCGGAACTCATCAGGAGGGCGGCGGAGGCCCTTAAAAGAGGCGGGGCTGTGGTGTTTCCCACCCGGGGCCTGTACGGGCTGGGCGCCGACGCGCTGAGCCGGGACGCCGTTGAGAAAATTTTCGCCATCAAAAAACGGTCCCGGGAAAAGCCCCTTTTGATACTGGCCGAAGACCTGGAGGCGGTCCGGGGGCTGGTCACGGACATTCCCCCGGCCGGGGAAAAGATCGCCCGGCGTTTCTGGCCCGGCCGGGTCACTTTGGTCCTTAAGGCCGCGGCCCATCTTCCGGAAAATCTCACGGCGAAAACGGGAAAAATCGGGGTCAGGATTCCCGGCCACCCGGTGGCCCGGGCCCTGGTCCGGGCGATGGGCGGCCCTGTGACCGGAACCAGCGCCAACCTGTCCGGAAGCCCCGGCTGCCGGAGGGTTTCGGATATCCCGGGGGAAATGATCCGGGCATGCGACGGGGTCCTGGACGCCGGAATTCTTGAAGGCGGCCCGGGCTCCACAGTGGTGGATGTCACCCTGCCCGAGCCGGCGATCATCCGCCAGGGAGCGGTCCTGAAAGAGGACCTTTTTTCCTAA
- the recR gene encoding gap repair protein (Evidence 2a : Function from experimental evidences in other organisms; PubMedId : 11743007, 12769856, 1698765, 2674903; Product type cp : cell process) yields MSHYPKTVSNLIRNLSRLPGIGEKTAERLAVHILKAPRAAAEALSRSILEAREKTGACRRCFALSDQEVCDICLDPSRSDALLCVVEQPADMASIEKSGAFKGRYHILSGALSPLNGVGPDEIRFRELVSRVEKGNIREVVIATGTNVEGEATASFIAQSLEKYPVQVTRIASGVPMGGDLKYIDPVTLRKAMETRRGL; encoded by the coding sequence ATGAGCCATTATCCGAAAACGGTCTCGAACCTGATCCGAAACCTGTCCCGGCTTCCGGGAATCGGGGAAAAGACCGCCGAGCGCCTGGCCGTCCATATTCTCAAGGCCCCCCGGGCCGCGGCGGAGGCGCTGTCCAGAAGCATCCTGGAGGCCCGGGAGAAAACCGGGGCGTGCCGGCGCTGCTTCGCCTTAAGCGACCAGGAGGTGTGCGACATCTGTCTGGACCCCTCCCGCTCCGACGCCCTTTTATGCGTGGTGGAACAGCCGGCCGACATGGCCTCCATTGAAAAATCAGGGGCCTTCAAAGGCCGGTATCATATTTTATCCGGCGCCCTGTCCCCCTTAAACGGGGTGGGCCCCGATGAAATCCGCTTCAGGGAGCTGGTGTCCAGAGTGGAAAAAGGAAACATCCGGGAAGTCGTCATCGCCACCGGGACAAACGTCGAGGGAGAGGCCACCGCCTCGTTTATCGCCCAAAGCCTTGAAAAATACCCCGTCCAGGTCACCCGCATCGCCTCCGGGGTTCCCATGGGAGGCGATCTGAAATACATCGACCCGGTCACCCTGAGAAAGGCCATGGAGACCCGGCGCGGCTTATGA
- a CDS encoding conserved hypothetical protein (Evidence 4 : Unknown function but conserved in other organisms), translating to MDRNDALDIARKFASAVHANYHCRSVFLFGSHARGMNREESDIDIAVILEEFKNPMDIRLELMRLRRKIDSRIEPHPFRAKDFTPSNPIAHEILKSGRRIKTEAQPRWEKQQKKGKPISANPLI from the coding sequence ATGGATAGAAACGATGCTTTAGATATTGCCCGAAAATTCGCCTCAGCGGTCCACGCGAATTATCATTGCAGATCCGTTTTTCTTTTCGGCTCTCACGCCAGGGGAATGAACCGGGAGGAAAGCGACATTGACATCGCCGTTATTCTTGAAGAATTTAAAAATCCGATGGATATCCGACTGGAGCTGATGAGATTAAGACGCAAGATCGACAGCAGAATCGAGCCTCATCCTTTCAGGGCAAAAGATTTTACCCCCTCCAACCCCATCGCCCATGAAATATTGAAAAGCGGCCGGCGAATTAAGACCGAAGCCCAACCTCGATGGGAAAAACAACAAAAAAAGGGGAAGCCAATATCGGCTAACCCCTTGATTTAA
- the ybaB gene encoding conserved hypothetical protein (Evidence 4 : Unknown function but conserved in other organisms; PubMedId : 15322138, 1698765, 2674903) — protein sequence MKGMGNMMKQAGRLQEQMMKMHEEMAEKTVETSSGGGMVKVVANGKHQLVSVKIEKEVVDPDDVDMLEDLIVAAVNDALAQSQEMLSNAMKKLTGGMNIPGLS from the coding sequence ATGAAAGGCATGGGAAACATGATGAAGCAGGCCGGCCGGCTTCAGGAACAGATGATGAAAATGCATGAGGAAATGGCGGAAAAAACCGTGGAGACCTCATCGGGCGGAGGCATGGTGAAGGTGGTGGCCAACGGCAAGCACCAGCTGGTGTCCGTCAAAATCGAAAAAGAGGTGGTGGACCCCGACGATGTGGACATGCTTGAGGACCTGATTGTGGCGGCGGTGAACGACGCCCTGGCCCAATCCCAGGAGATGCTCTCCAACGCCATGAAAAAACTCACCGGCGGCATGAATATCCCGGGACTTTCATAA
- a CDS encoding Radical SAM domain protein encodes MKHPHHPPKSGHGEKKDPFASPRLIAWEVTRSCNLACVHCRAAADKGPYEGELSPDASLALVDQMAEVGSPIVILTGGEPLLRPDIFDIAAYGTEKGLRMVMAPNGSLITKETAKKMADSGIKRISVSLDGNEKNSHDRFRGVDGAFDSAVRGIRLAKDAGVEFQINTTITQANLELMPAIHDLAIEMGAAAHHIFLLVPTGRGKYISDQAISAEEYEKTLNWFYDRRGKTAMHLKATCAPHYYRILRQRAKEDGETVSFETHGMDAVTRGCLAGTGFCFISHRGIVRPCGFLHADCGDVTRWPFQDIWKASDVFLKLRDFSALKGKCGACEYKKVCGGCRARAYEATGDFMTPEPLCAYQPLGG; translated from the coding sequence TTGAAACATCCCCATCATCCCCCGAAAAGCGGTCATGGCGAAAAAAAAGACCCGTTCGCCTCTCCCCGGCTCATCGCCTGGGAGGTCACCCGAAGCTGCAACCTGGCCTGCGTCCATTGCCGCGCCGCGGCGGACAAGGGCCCCTACGAGGGGGAGCTGTCCCCCGACGCCTCCCTGGCGCTTGTGGACCAAATGGCCGAAGTCGGCTCCCCCATCGTCATCCTGACCGGCGGGGAGCCGCTTTTGCGGCCGGACATTTTCGACATCGCCGCCTATGGGACCGAAAAAGGCCTGCGCATGGTCATGGCGCCCAACGGCTCTTTGATCACAAAAGAAACCGCGAAAAAAATGGCGGACTCCGGGATCAAGCGCATCAGCGTGAGCCTGGACGGAAACGAAAAAAACAGCCACGACCGATTCCGGGGCGTGGACGGCGCCTTTGACAGCGCCGTCAGGGGAATCCGGCTGGCCAAAGACGCCGGGGTAGAGTTCCAGATCAACACCACCATCACCCAGGCCAATCTCGAACTCATGCCCGCCATTCACGACCTGGCCATTGAGATGGGCGCCGCGGCCCACCACATTTTTCTTCTGGTTCCGACCGGCCGGGGAAAATACATTTCCGACCAGGCCATCAGCGCCGAAGAATACGAAAAAACCCTCAACTGGTTTTATGACCGCCGGGGAAAGACCGCCATGCATCTGAAAGCCACATGCGCCCCCCATTATTACCGAATCCTTCGGCAAAGGGCCAAAGAAGACGGCGAGACGGTGTCTTTTGAGACCCACGGCATGGACGCAGTCACCCGGGGCTGCCTGGCCGGAACCGGGTTCTGCTTCATCTCCCACCGGGGGATCGTCCGCCCCTGCGGCTTCCTCCACGCCGACTGCGGCGATGTGACCCGCTGGCCCTTCCAAGATATATGGAAGGCCTCGGACGTTTTTCTCAAACTGCGCGACTTCAGCGCCCTTAAGGGAAAATGCGGCGCGTGCGAATACAAAAAGGTGTGCGGCGGATGCCGGGCACGGGCCTATGAGGCCACCGGCGATTTCATGACCCCGGAGCCGCTTTGCGCTTATCAGCCTTTGGGGGGGTGA
- the hemB gene encoding Delta-aminolevulinic acid dehydratase → MLFPDYRPRRMRQKKGFRRMIRETELSTNDLIMPLFAVEGKGVKDPIPSMPGQFHLSADQMVKTARKALSLNVPAIMVFGVPKKKDPLATQAYARNGVVQRTVSALKDKFPDLIVITDVCLCQYTDHGHCGVIDGQIVDNDASLDLLARTAVSHAQAGADMVAPSDMMDGRVAEIRQSLDEKDFSHIPIMSYAVKYRSSYYGPFREAAHSAPQFGDRRTYQMDPANALEAVREATLDTEEGADVIMVKPALCYLDIIHRMRQESDLPVAAYNVSGEYAMIKAAAQKGWIDGESVMMETLIGIKRAGADMILTYFALEAAQKIRA, encoded by the coding sequence ATGCTGTTTCCGGACTACAGACCCAGACGAATGAGGCAAAAAAAGGGCTTTCGCCGCATGATCCGGGAGACCGAGCTGTCCACAAACGATTTGATCATGCCCCTTTTCGCGGTGGAGGGCAAGGGCGTCAAAGACCCCATTCCCTCCATGCCGGGCCAGTTTCATCTCTCGGCGGACCAGATGGTGAAAACCGCCCGAAAGGCGCTGAGCCTGAATGTGCCCGCCATCATGGTGTTCGGCGTTCCCAAAAAAAAAGACCCCCTGGCCACCCAGGCCTACGCCCGAAACGGCGTGGTTCAAAGAACCGTCTCGGCGCTCAAAGACAAGTTCCCTGATCTCATCGTCATCACCGATGTCTGCCTGTGCCAGTACACGGACCACGGCCACTGCGGCGTCATCGACGGCCAAATCGTCGACAACGACGCGTCCCTGGACCTTCTGGCGAGAACGGCCGTGTCCCACGCCCAGGCCGGGGCCGACATGGTGGCGCCGTCGGACATGATGGACGGCCGGGTGGCGGAAATACGCCAAAGCCTGGATGAGAAAGACTTCAGCCACATTCCCATCATGTCCTACGCGGTGAAATACCGATCCTCTTACTACGGCCCCTTTCGGGAGGCCGCCCATTCGGCGCCCCAATTCGGCGACCGGCGAACCTACCAGATGGACCCGGCCAACGCGCTGGAGGCCGTCCGGGAGGCCACCCTGGACACGGAGGAGGGCGCGGACGTGATCATGGTCAAACCGGCCCTTTGCTATCTCGATATCATCCACCGCATGCGCCAGGAATCGGACCTGCCGGTGGCGGCCTACAATGTCAGTGGAGAGTACGCCATGATCAAAGCCGCGGCCCAGAAGGGCTGGATCGACGGCGAAAGCGTGATGATGGAGACCCTCATCGGCATCAAAAGGGCCGGCGCCGACATGATCCTGACCTATTTCGCCCTGGAGGCGGCCCAAAAAATCAGGGCCTGA
- the dnaX gene encoding DNA polymerase III subunit gamma/tau, with the protein MSYLVLARKYRPQTFEEIVEQDHISRTLSNAIASKRLAHAILFSGPRGTGKTSAARILAKAMNCQNGPSPTPCGQCASCRDITDSRALDVFEIDGASNNSVEQIRELRENIKYRPADSPYKIYIIDEVHMLSASAFNALLKTLEEPPPHIIFIFATTEPRKIPATILSRCQRHDFRRIDADALAAHMEKIAGTEGFEIEKESLAVIAREAGGSMRDALSLMDQAFSAAVEKKITHEQLLDILGLFDRKAVFSVSEAAFRHDIPGIVSVIQEIYDKGGEMKRFFDDALEHFRNLILVKMGGKAPALASLADHEIKQARDQVENISLGSLRRSLDILSGEEPSVRASQWPRLSTEIAFFKIAGPGADMDPAPGPRPVEKPGAGPAIQPAVKPTIEIDRLIEKIDALQRRLMDAIEKGAGEKFETRDSNARGKSAAPNPDFKTPGPPPAPEKPGPDAENRGPDPKNAASVAESPAPFPDEKKPPGISANGSLSHSPGQSPGEAWPRLVDRVFETSPYLAAHLEKAELTRLTENSLEIEANGGRFNADTIRRKKNMATLQNICDDFFGAPMAISIQSKKKAPKTLRQARDEGKLLEKEALSHPLVEEALRSFDAKITEIKITREET; encoded by the coding sequence ATGTCTTACCTTGTTCTGGCCCGCAAATACCGGCCCCAGACCTTTGAGGAGATCGTCGAGCAGGACCATATCTCCCGGACATTGTCCAACGCCATCGCCTCCAAACGCCTGGCCCACGCCATTTTGTTTTCCGGCCCCAGGGGAACGGGAAAAACCAGCGCGGCCCGGATACTGGCCAAGGCCATGAACTGCCAAAACGGCCCGTCGCCGACCCCTTGCGGCCAGTGCGCGTCCTGCCGGGACATCACCGACTCAAGGGCCCTGGACGTCTTTGAAATCGACGGCGCCTCCAACAACAGCGTGGAGCAGATCCGGGAGCTGAGGGAAAACATCAAATACCGGCCCGCCGACAGCCCTTACAAAATTTATATCATCGACGAAGTCCACATGCTCAGCGCCTCGGCCTTCAACGCGCTTTTAAAAACCCTGGAGGAGCCGCCTCCCCATATTATTTTCATCTTCGCCACCACCGAGCCCCGCAAAATTCCGGCCACCATCCTTTCCCGATGCCAGAGGCACGACTTCAGACGAATCGACGCGGACGCCCTGGCCGCGCACATGGAAAAAATCGCCGGAACGGAAGGGTTTGAAATCGAAAAAGAAAGCCTGGCCGTCATCGCCAGGGAGGCGGGCGGCTCCATGCGGGACGCCCTGAGTCTTATGGACCAGGCCTTTTCAGCCGCCGTTGAAAAAAAAATCACCCACGAGCAGCTGCTCGACATCCTGGGCCTGTTTGACCGAAAAGCCGTTTTCAGCGTCTCGGAGGCCGCGTTTCGCCATGACATCCCGGGAATCGTGTCCGTCATCCAGGAAATTTACGACAAGGGCGGGGAGATGAAACGGTTTTTTGACGACGCGCTGGAGCATTTCCGGAACCTGATCCTGGTGAAAATGGGGGGAAAGGCCCCGGCCCTGGCGAGCCTGGCGGACCATGAAATCAAACAGGCCCGGGACCAGGTCGAAAACATCTCCCTGGGGAGCCTGAGAAGGTCGCTGGACATCCTGTCCGGCGAAGAGCCGTCTGTCCGGGCCTCCCAGTGGCCCCGGCTGTCCACGGAGATCGCTTTTTTTAAAATCGCCGGGCCCGGCGCGGACATGGACCCGGCCCCCGGCCCCCGGCCCGTCGAAAAACCCGGCGCCGGCCCCGCGATTCAGCCCGCTGTTAAACCCACTATTGAAATAGACCGGCTCATCGAAAAAATCGACGCGCTTCAGCGCCGTCTGATGGACGCCATTGAAAAAGGCGCCGGCGAGAAATTTGAAACCCGGGATTCAAACGCCCGGGGAAAAAGCGCGGCGCCCAATCCCGACTTTAAAACGCCCGGGCCGCCCCCGGCTCCTGAAAAGCCCGGGCCGGATGCTGAAAATCGCGGCCCCGATCCCAAAAACGCCGCCTCGGTGGCGGAATCCCCGGCTCCCTTTCCGGATGAAAAAAAGCCCCCCGGGATATCCGCGAACGGTTCTCTTTCCCATTCTCCCGGGCAAAGCCCCGGCGAGGCATGGCCCAGACTCGTGGACCGGGTGTTTGAGACATCCCCCTATCTCGCCGCGCATCTGGAAAAAGCCGAGCTGACCCGACTGACTGAGAATTCCCTGGAAATCGAAGCCAATGGCGGCCGGTTCAACGCCGACACCATCCGGCGGAAAAAAAACATGGCCACGCTGCAAAACATATGCGACGATTTTTTCGGCGCCCCAATGGCCATTTCCATCCAATCGAAAAAAAAAGCCCCGAAAACCCTGAGACAAGCGCGCGATGAAGGCAAACTTCTGGAAAAAGAGGCGCTCAGCCACCCCCTGGTGGAGGAGGCGCTCCGCTCTTTTGACGCGAAAATAACCGAAATCAAAATCACGCGGGAGGAGACATAG
- a CDS encoding conserved hypothetical protein (Evidence 4 : Unknown function but conserved in other organisms), whose protein sequence is MARLKHTLGIAAAIWAMGFHAPDAFCLEDCRIGDRPVVLYKIIHAWYDLPDGEWEFLCRKRATCVRDGAARVRHDPVTKRLRIDVAKDMAPLLFYSPGPRPPYFRMKWLSREYFGNARRARALKKDGRVRGFAFENIPTKTARKLLDMEKDISFSMEGAIQGLANGEIALARSGRLIKTCPAETKKEPAPPIAIKIIDRKTGKVMARWEAARN, encoded by the coding sequence ATGGCGCGTTTAAAACACACACTGGGAATCGCGGCGGCGATTTGGGCGATGGGCTTTCACGCCCCGGACGCTTTTTGCCTGGAGGACTGCCGAATCGGGGACCGGCCGGTGGTTTTGTACAAAATCATCCACGCCTGGTACGATCTGCCGGACGGGGAATGGGAGTTTTTGTGCCGGAAGCGGGCGACATGCGTCAGAGACGGCGCGGCGCGGGTTCGCCACGACCCTGTGACAAAAAGACTTAGGATCGATGTCGCAAAGGATATGGCGCCGCTTCTTTTCTACTCCCCGGGGCCCCGGCCCCCGTATTTCCGAATGAAATGGCTCAGCCGGGAGTATTTCGGAAACGCCCGGCGGGCCCGGGCGCTGAAAAAGGACGGACGGGTCCGGGGGTTTGCCTTTGAAAACATCCCGACGAAAACGGCCCGAAAACTGCTGGACATGGAAAAAGACATCTCCTTTTCCATGGAAGGCGCCATCCAGGGGCTGGCCAACGGTGAAATCGCCCTTGCCCGGTCCGGCCGTCTGATCAAGACCTGCCCGGCGGAGACGAAAAAAGAGCCCGCCCCGCCCATCGCGATTAAAATCATCGACCGGAAAACAGGCAAAGTCATGGCCCGCTGGGAGGCGGCCCGGAACTGA
- the purE gene encoding Phosphoribosylamine--glycine ligase / N5-carboxyaminoimidazole ribonucleotide mutase, giving the protein MKILIVGGGGREHALAWKLSKSPRVRQIYCAPGNAGIADLAECVPIKAAKTDKLLEFALENAVDLTVVGPEDPLSMGIADLFEKNGLKIFGASKAAARIESSKFFAKSLMNKYGIPAAKGEAFTSYDKAKAYIRKMGAPIVVKADGLAAGKGVMVCAEIQEALDALDLIMKDNAFGEAGSRVVIEERLEGEEASFLAFVDGETVLPLPSSQDHKPVFDGDKGPNTGGMGAYSPAPVAADPYMEKKIMETVMIPAVRGMAAEGCPYKGVLYAGLMIKDADIKVLEFNARFGDPEAQPLLARVKNDMVPVMEAVIEGRLDECRLDIDERAAVCVVMASGGYPGDYEKGAPISGLEAAGRMRNVSVFHSGTEFQNGAVAASGGRVLGVTALGDSVEKAIEKAYGAVSKIRWENVHYRKDIGAKAVARLNAPPRVGIVMGSDSDLGVMESAAAVLKEFGVRFEMTVASAHRSPERAQAFAAGAVDRGMKAIIAGAGHAAHLAGAMAAHSTLPVIGVPIDSSCLNGLDSLLSTVQMPPGMPVATMAVGKSGARNAGILAVQILALSDPALSEKLVAFKRKMSEKVDEKAEKLKVWG; this is encoded by the coding sequence ATGAAAATTTTAATCGTGGGGGGCGGGGGCCGGGAGCATGCCCTGGCATGGAAACTGTCCAAAAGCCCCAGGGTGAGACAGATATACTGCGCGCCTGGAAACGCGGGGATCGCGGATTTGGCCGAATGCGTTCCCATCAAGGCCGCAAAAACGGACAAGCTCCTTGAGTTCGCTTTGGAAAACGCCGTGGATCTCACGGTGGTGGGGCCGGAAGACCCCCTGTCCATGGGAATCGCGGACCTGTTTGAAAAGAACGGTCTGAAGATATTCGGCGCGTCAAAGGCGGCGGCCCGGATCGAGTCCAGCAAATTTTTCGCCAAGTCGCTCATGAACAAATACGGCATCCCTGCGGCAAAGGGGGAGGCGTTCACAAGTTATGACAAGGCGAAAGCGTATATCCGGAAAATGGGGGCGCCCATTGTGGTCAAGGCCGACGGCCTGGCCGCCGGAAAAGGCGTGATGGTGTGCGCCGAGATCCAGGAGGCGCTGGACGCGCTGGATCTCATCATGAAGGACAACGCCTTTGGAGAAGCCGGCTCCCGGGTGGTCATTGAGGAAAGGCTGGAGGGCGAGGAGGCCTCTTTTCTGGCCTTTGTGGACGGAGAGACGGTCCTGCCGCTGCCCTCGTCCCAGGACCACAAACCGGTTTTTGACGGCGACAAGGGCCCCAACACCGGGGGCATGGGCGCCTATTCCCCGGCCCCGGTGGCGGCGGACCCCTATATGGAAAAAAAGATCATGGAAACCGTGATGATCCCGGCGGTCAGGGGCATGGCGGCCGAGGGATGCCCCTACAAGGGGGTGCTGTACGCGGGGCTGATGATCAAAGACGCCGATATCAAGGTTCTGGAGTTCAACGCCCGGTTCGGAGACCCCGAGGCCCAGCCCCTTCTGGCGAGGGTGAAAAACGACATGGTTCCCGTGATGGAGGCCGTCATCGAAGGGCGTCTGGATGAATGCCGTCTGGACATAGACGAGCGGGCGGCGGTCTGCGTGGTCATGGCCTCAGGGGGCTACCCCGGCGATTATGAGAAAGGCGCCCCCATCTCGGGCCTGGAGGCGGCCGGGCGCATGCGGAACGTTTCCGTGTTTCATTCCGGGACGGAGTTTCAAAACGGCGCCGTGGCGGCCTCCGGGGGGCGGGTCCTTGGGGTCACCGCGCTGGGAGACTCCGTTGAAAAGGCCATTGAAAAGGCCTACGGGGCTGTTTCTAAAATTCGCTGGGAAAACGTCCATTACCGAAAAGACATCGGCGCCAAGGCCGTGGCGCGACTCAACGCCCCCCCAAGGGTGGGCATCGTCATGGGAAGCGATTCCGACCTCGGGGTCATGGAGTCGGCGGCGGCGGTTCTCAAAGAGTTCGGCGTTCGTTTTGAGATGACCGTGGCCTCGGCCCACCGAAGCCCGGAACGCGCCCAGGCCTTCGCGGCGGGCGCGGTGGACAGGGGAATGAAGGCGATCATCGCCGGCGCGGGCCACGCGGCGCACCTGGCCGGGGCCATGGCCGCCCATTCGACCCTTCCGGTGATCGGGGTTCCCATCGACTCGTCATGCTTAAACGGGCTGGACTCCCTTTTGTCCACGGTTCAGATGCCCCCCGGCATGCCGGTGGCCACCATGGCCGTGGGAAAATCCGGCGCCCGGAACGCGGGGATACTGGCGGTCCAGATCCTGGCCCTGTCGGACCCGGCGCTTTCGGAAAAGCTTGTGGCGTTTAAAAGAAAAATGTCTGAAAAAGTGGATGAAAAAGCCGAGAAACTCAAAGTCTGGGGATGA
- a CDS encoding Zinc/iron-chelating domain-containing protein, with the protein MTSKRKDDVFECAECGECCKGFGGTFVTPGDMEKISAYIHCDPRTFAKKYCRPSGKGHVIAQGENGYCVFWKNKKCGVHPVKPRMCREWPFIPAVLKRPGNWRIMAGACPGIRAGAPADQIKKRVKETLAGRRGRNKIFF; encoded by the coding sequence ATGACATCCAAACGCAAAGACGACGTTTTTGAGTGCGCCGAGTGCGGGGAATGCTGCAAGGGATTCGGCGGGACCTTTGTGACGCCCGGGGACATGGAAAAAATATCCGCTTATATTCATTGCGACCCCCGGACATTCGCAAAAAAATACTGCCGGCCTTCGGGAAAGGGCCATGTCATCGCCCAGGGTGAAAACGGGTATTGCGTGTTTTGGAAAAACAAAAAATGCGGCGTTCACCCGGTCAAGCCGCGCATGTGCCGGGAGTGGCCGTTTATCCCGGCTGTTCTCAAGCGCCCCGGAAACTGGCGGATCATGGCCGGCGCATGCCCCGGTATCCGCGCCGGCGCGCCTGCGGACCAGATCAAAAAACGGGTGAAAGAGACGCTGGCCGGACGGCGGGGCCGGAACAAAATTTTTTTTTAA